A part of Streptomyces sp. NBC_01451 genomic DNA contains:
- a CDS encoding GNAT family N-acetyltransferase — protein MTPRADIDVRTVTEDGLREWTRALSTGFLRSPEVTDTELEARRGGFLPGRTLGAYDGERCVATFRSFPQDLSVGAGATVPADAISNVTVSPTHRRRGILTRMMTQDLTAAKERGDVVATLIAAEYPIYGRYGFGPATWASEWTIDVPRAGLDPRWAGPADGGRIDLVDAADVRKLGPELHTRLARQQPGAVSRDERWWQVNTGVVRFGESWDEPFYAVHRSADGEIDGLVSYEAEDKWDAKQPQNTADVNWLIAATPAAERALWQYLCSIDWITRVKTGWRAPDDLLPFFLPNPRAARLTTHADWLWVRILDVVRALEARPYDGTAEGVTGGAAGGAVGGSRSLVLEVVDPAGFAGGRYRLDVSEAGVGSCTSGVRDAAEITLDVSELAALWLGDESAVRLAALGRVREERAGAARVADALLRTSRRPWCPDIF, from the coding sequence ATGACCCCCCGTGCCGACATCGACGTACGCACCGTCACCGAGGACGGACTCCGGGAGTGGACCAGGGCCCTGAGCACCGGGTTCCTCCGGTCGCCCGAGGTCACGGACACGGAGCTGGAGGCACGCCGAGGCGGCTTCCTGCCGGGGCGGACCCTCGGCGCGTACGACGGCGAACGATGCGTGGCGACGTTCCGCTCGTTCCCGCAGGACCTGAGCGTGGGCGCCGGCGCGACCGTCCCCGCGGACGCGATCTCGAACGTCACCGTCTCCCCTACCCACCGCCGCCGGGGCATCCTCACCCGGATGATGACCCAGGACCTCACCGCCGCGAAGGAACGCGGGGACGTCGTCGCCACCCTGATCGCCGCCGAGTACCCGATCTACGGACGGTACGGCTTCGGGCCCGCCACCTGGGCCTCGGAGTGGACCATCGACGTACCGCGGGCGGGCCTCGACCCCCGCTGGGCGGGCCCGGCGGACGGCGGCCGTATCGACCTCGTGGACGCGGCGGACGTACGGAAGCTGGGGCCGGAGCTGCACACGCGGCTCGCGCGGCAGCAGCCGGGTGCCGTGAGCCGTGACGAGCGCTGGTGGCAGGTCAACACCGGTGTGGTGCGGTTCGGGGAGTCCTGGGACGAGCCCTTCTACGCCGTCCACCGTTCGGCGGACGGCGAGATCGACGGGCTTGTCTCGTACGAGGCCGAGGACAAGTGGGACGCCAAGCAGCCGCAGAACACCGCCGACGTGAACTGGCTGATCGCCGCGACGCCCGCCGCCGAGCGCGCCCTGTGGCAGTACCTCTGCTCGATCGACTGGATCACCAGGGTCAAGACCGGCTGGCGCGCCCCGGACGACCTGCTCCCCTTCTTCCTGCCGAATCCGCGGGCGGCCAGGCTCACCACGCACGCGGACTGGCTGTGGGTGCGGATCCTGGATGTCGTACGGGCCCTGGAGGCACGTCCGTACGACGGGACGGCCGAGGGGGTGACTGGCGGGGCGGCCGGTGGGGCGGTCGGCGGCAGCCGCAGCCTTGTCCTGGAGGTCGTCGACCCGGCCGGGTTCGCCGGGGGACGCTACCGGCTCGACGTGTCCGAGGCGGGCGTCGGCTCCTGCACGTCAGGTGTTCGTGACGCCGCCGAAATCACCCTGGATGTAAGCGAGTTGGCGGCGCTGTGGCTCGGTGACGAGTCGGCGGTGCGGCTGGCGGCGCTGGGGCGGGTGCGGGAAGAACGAGCGGGCGCCGCCCGTGTGGCCGACGCCCTGCTGCGTACGTCCAGGCGACCGTGGTGCCCGGACATCTTCTGA
- a CDS encoding RsiG family protein, giving the protein MSTPSTGRPHTAARPPEQRDVGPAAPVAPPAPVTSISSLLAPAPPEHDLTVLRLAELRVLRREAQRDEADLSYVRRLLQGRIDILRAELARRGPTSVVAVGEGSVVERLSEILTDAPARHRSSARHVTLGTPHSEEYGRLAAEMLAEVELSDLDARTDPELTAAMGRLVRYEQQVSQRRQGLQRTADDCSGEIARRYREGEAQVEDLLV; this is encoded by the coding sequence ATGAGCACACCGAGTACCGGGCGGCCTCATACGGCCGCCCGACCGCCCGAGCAGCGCGACGTCGGCCCGGCGGCTCCGGTCGCTCCACCTGCTCCGGTCACTTCGATCAGTTCGCTGCTGGCCCCCGCTCCGCCCGAGCACGACCTCACCGTGCTGCGCCTGGCCGAGCTGCGCGTCCTGCGCCGGGAGGCCCAGCGCGACGAGGCCGACCTCAGCTACGTACGGCGGCTGCTTCAGGGGCGCATCGACATCCTGCGGGCGGAGCTCGCGCGGCGCGGGCCCACCTCCGTGGTCGCGGTGGGGGAGGGATCGGTCGTAGAGCGGCTGTCGGAGATCCTGACGGACGCGCCGGCGCGCCACCGGTCGTCGGCGCGGCACGTGACGCTGGGGACGCCGCACAGCGAGGAGTACGGGCGGCTCGCGGCGGAGATGCTCGCCGAGGTCGAGCTGTCGGACCTGGACGCGCGTACGGATCCGGAGCTGACGGCGGCGATGGGGAGGCTGGTGCGGTACGAGCAGCAGGTTTCGCAGCGGCGGCAGGGCCTGCAGCGGACGGCGGACGACTGCAGCGGGGAGATCGCCCGCCGCTACCGGGAGGGCGAGGCACAGGTGGAGGACCTGCTGGTCTGA
- the dtd gene encoding D-aminoacyl-tRNA deacylase: MRAVVQRVDGASVVVDGEVTGEIAGEGLCVLVGVTHEDTKEKAAQLARKLWSIRMLADERSCSDIDAPLLVISQFTLYGDARKGRRPTWNAAAPGDVAEPLVDEVVAQLRSLGATVATGRFGAQMRVTLTNDGPFTVLVEM, from the coding sequence ATGCGTGCAGTGGTGCAGAGGGTGGACGGCGCGAGCGTCGTCGTGGACGGCGAAGTGACGGGTGAGATCGCGGGCGAGGGCCTGTGCGTCCTCGTCGGTGTCACACACGAGGACACGAAGGAGAAGGCGGCCCAACTGGCCCGCAAACTCTGGTCGATCCGCATGCTCGCGGACGAGAGATCGTGCTCCGACATCGACGCCCCGCTGCTCGTCATCAGCCAGTTCACCCTGTACGGCGACGCCCGCAAGGGCCGCCGCCCCACCTGGAACGCGGCAGCCCCCGGCGACGTCGCCGAGCCGCTCGTCGACGAGGTGGTCGCCCAACTCCGTTCCCTGGGCGCGACGGTGGCCACGGGCCGCTTCGGCGCCCAGATGCGGGTCACCCTGACGAACGACGGCCCGTTCACGGTCCTCGTGGAGATGTAG
- the ygfZ gene encoding CAF17-like 4Fe-4S cluster assembly/insertion protein YgfZ gives MKSPLLFLPGAVPAEGVDEGVAAHYGELFREQRALAEGIGFVDLSHRGVVTVTGDDRLSWLHLLLTQHVSDLPAGQATEALVLTANGHIEHALYLVDDGTTTWAHVEPGTQAALIAYLESMKFFYRVEVADRTDEFAVVHLPAGAIAEVPEGVVVRETAYGRDLFLPRAELESYAEKAGPAAGLLAYEALRVEQHRPRVGFETDHRTIPHELGWIGTAVHLQKGCYRGQETVARVQNLGKPPRRLVFLHLDGSEVHLPPPGTELRLADDGPDGRKIGVITTSVRHHELGPVALALVKRNVAVDARLMADTTAAAQEVVVEP, from the coding sequence ATGAAGAGCCCTCTGCTGTTCCTGCCCGGCGCCGTCCCCGCCGAGGGGGTGGACGAAGGCGTCGCCGCCCATTACGGCGAACTGTTCCGCGAACAGCGTGCCCTCGCCGAGGGCATCGGATTCGTCGACCTCTCCCACCGGGGCGTGGTCACCGTCACCGGCGACGACCGGCTGAGCTGGCTGCACCTGCTGCTCACCCAGCACGTCAGCGACCTGCCCGCGGGGCAGGCCACCGAGGCGCTGGTGCTGACCGCGAACGGCCACATCGAGCACGCGCTGTACCTGGTCGACGACGGCACGACCACCTGGGCCCATGTGGAGCCGGGGACCCAGGCGGCGCTGATCGCCTACCTGGAGTCGATGAAGTTCTTCTACCGGGTCGAAGTCGCCGACCGGACAGACGAGTTCGCGGTCGTCCACCTCCCCGCCGGAGCCATCGCGGAAGTCCCCGAGGGCGTCGTCGTACGCGAGACCGCGTACGGACGTGACCTCTTCCTCCCCCGTGCCGAGCTGGAGTCGTACGCCGAGAAGGCCGGACCGGCGGCGGGACTGCTGGCGTACGAGGCGCTTCGGGTCGAGCAGCACCGGCCGCGCGTCGGGTTCGAGACCGACCACCGGACCATCCCGCACGAGCTGGGCTGGATCGGCACCGCGGTGCATCTGCAGAAGGGCTGCTACCGGGGGCAGGAGACGGTCGCCCGGGTCCAGAACCTGGGCAAGCCGCCGCGGCGGCTCGTGTTCCTGCACCTGGACGGCAGCGAGGTCCACCTGCCGCCGCCCGGCACGGAACTGCGGCTCGCGGACGACGGGCCCGACGGGCGGAAGATCGGCGTCATCACGACGTCCGTACGGCACCACGAGCTGGGTCCGGTCGCGCTCGCGCTGGTGAAGCGGAACGTGGCGGTGGACGCGCGGCTGATGGCCGACACGACGGCTGCCGCACAGGAGGTCGTGGTCGAGCCGTAG
- a CDS encoding Fur family transcriptional regulator, with product MVSTDWKSDLRQRGYRLTPQRQLVLEAVDTLEHATPDDILVEVRKTASGVNISTVYRTLELLEELDLVSHAHLGHGAPTYHLADRHHHIHLVCRDCENVIETDVAAAADFTARLREDFGFETDMKHFAIFGRCKDCALKAAAGKGATPRAATPHAPTAKVSSTES from the coding sequence GTGGTGAGCACCGACTGGAAAAGTGATCTGCGGCAGCGCGGTTACCGGCTGACCCCGCAACGCCAGCTTGTCCTCGAAGCCGTGGACACCCTTGAGCACGCGACCCCCGACGACATCCTCGTGGAAGTGAGGAAGACGGCGTCGGGGGTCAACATTTCCACGGTCTACCGGACCCTGGAGCTGCTGGAGGAGCTGGATCTGGTCAGCCACGCCCACCTCGGGCACGGCGCGCCGACCTACCACCTCGCGGACCGGCACCACCACATCCATCTGGTCTGCCGCGACTGCGAGAACGTGATCGAGACGGATGTCGCCGCCGCCGCGGACTTCACCGCCAGGCTCCGCGAGGACTTCGGGTTCGAGACCGACATGAAGCACTTCGCGATCTTCGGCCGCTGCAAGGACTGCGCGCTCAAGGCCGCCGCCGGCAAGGGCGCGACCCCCCGCGCGGCAACCCCGCACGCCCCGACGGCCAAGGTTTCAAGTACCGAGTCGTAG
- a CDS encoding FABP family protein produces MIEIPSDLHKDLVPLVFLLGEWAGAGVYDFPGDEKCNFGQEVTFTHDGRDFLEYHSHSWVLDADGNKVRPLESESGYWRVDADRKVEVVMVRQDGVVEVWYGELAAKKPQIDIVTDAVARTAASGPYTGGKRLYGYVHSDLMWVGEKQTPDVELRPYMSAHLKKVVTPEDVERWAKALPDDMPDDGIAFFK; encoded by the coding sequence ATGATCGAGATCCCGTCCGACCTGCACAAGGACCTTGTGCCTCTCGTCTTCCTGCTCGGCGAGTGGGCCGGGGCGGGGGTCTATGACTTCCCCGGTGACGAGAAGTGCAACTTCGGGCAGGAGGTCACCTTCACGCACGACGGACGTGACTTCCTGGAGTACCACTCCCACTCGTGGGTGCTGGACGCCGACGGCAACAAGGTCCGGCCACTGGAGTCCGAGTCCGGCTACTGGCGGGTCGACGCCGACCGCAAGGTCGAGGTCGTCATGGTCCGCCAGGACGGTGTCGTCGAGGTCTGGTACGGCGAGCTGGCCGCCAAGAAGCCCCAGATCGACATCGTGACCGACGCCGTGGCGCGGACGGCGGCCTCCGGGCCGTACACCGGCGGCAAGCGGCTCTACGGGTACGTGCACAGCGACCTCATGTGGGTCGGCGAGAAGCAGACCCCGGACGTCGAGCTGCGCCCGTACATGTCGGCGCACCTGAAGAAGGTCGTCACCCCCGAGGACGTCGAACGCTGGGCGAAGGCCCTGCCGGACGATATGCCGGACGACGGAATCGCCTTCTTCAAGTAA